The following is a genomic window from Verrucomicrobiia bacterium.
ATGCGAACACAGGGACAGGTCATCTGTGGCTCACCCCACCCGGTCACCCGCCGGCCCCACCACCGGTGGGTCGCGCCTCCGGCGTACGCGCACCTGCGAATCCACCCCCAAACGCCACCTCCATGCGGCTCCAAGGAGCATTGCCCTCCGGGAACTGAACGGCCGCCGCTGACTCCGGGCTGGCATCCGGCGGACGGTCACGCTTAGCTGAAGCCCGCGACATTGCCGCATTTCTGAAAGTCCGCACCATGACGTCCCTGCCCATCTTCACCGCCGGCGCCGCACTGCTGGCCCTCCCGTTCCTGACCGGCTGCCAGCACACCGGCTCGGTGCGTACCGTCACCGACGCCGACAACGGCGGGACGATCACTTTGGGGAGCCGCGACCGGCTGGAGGTCCTGCTCCACGGGAATCCGTCCACCGGGTACACGTGGCAGACGCTGAAGATCAATTCCTGGGTTCTGTCGCCCTTGGGTCGCCCGGCCTTCACCCCGGGGCCGAACCCCGGTTCCGACGAGCCCAGGGTCGGCGCCGCCGGAACCTTCCGGTTTGTCTACCAGACTCTCGGCACCGGGAGCAGTCCGCTGGAACTGGCCTACGCGCGCCCCTGGGAACCCGACAGCGACCCTTCCAGGACCTTCAAGATCACCGTGGTGGTCTCGAGGTAGGCAGACCTGCCTCAGCCTTGCGTTGCCCGCGCGGCTCGCACGGACCGGCAGCTCCGGCGCGGGTTCCTGAAGTGCCTGACACCCGTACGCCCACTGCAGCTCAGGTGGCAGGCTGACATGAAACACCTGCCCCAGTCCCAGCCAGGAGTCCCTCCAATCTTCGGCACCACGCCCGCGCTTCAAGAATTGGCATTCCGAATTCTTTGGTCTTCGCCAGATCCTGATCAAACGCCGGCGCGATTCGGAGCGCCGGGCATCAGGAGGGTCCTGAGAGACCGGCCGGCGCGGCCGGTGTGATGGCTGACAGGAACTCGGCTTCGGAAATGGCGGTCTGCGCGAAGTGTACCCGGACCGGACGCGTGGACGGCAGTGGGGATTTGCCGCCCGGATCGGCGGAACAGAAGCCACAAGGGAGGCAAAGCGAAACACAGGCCCGGCACGCCAGCGACTGGAGTGTGGCCGATGCCGTTGCCGGACACTTTCCACTTCGGATTTGCCAGTCGCTCTCACACCCTGCGTCCCGATGTCGCCACCGATTCGCGTTCGCTTTGCGCCCTCGCCGACAGGGGCCCTGCACATCGGGGGTGCCCGCACGGCCCTGTTCAACTGGCTGTTTGCCCGCCACCACGGCGGCGCGTTCGTGCTCCGCATCGAGGATACCGATAAGGCCCGCAACACACAGGAGGCGGTCGAGGTGATCTTCCAAGGGTTGCGCTGGCTGGGGCTCGACTGGGACGAGGGCCCGGAAACGTCCGACGCGGCGGGGCCGGACCGCGGACCGCACGGACCCTACTTCCAGAGCCGCCGCGAGTCCGTTTACCGAAGGCGCCTGGAGGAACTCAGGGACCGCGGCCTCGCCTACGATCGCGATGGCGCCGTGTATTTTCGGATGACCCGGGCTCCCATCACGATTCCGGACCTCATTGTTGGAGACGTCGTCCGTCCCCTGACGGATCGCGAGGCGGCGGATCCCGACTGGGTGCTGTGGCGCAGCGACGGGCAGCCGGTTTTTCACTTCGTCAATGTGGTGGACGACCTGGAGATGGGGATCACCCATGTCATCCGCGGGGAGGACCACCTAACGAACACCGCCAAACACATCGCGCTCTTCCAGGCGCTTGGGGCGACGCCTCCGCAGTTCGGACACCTGCCCCTCATCCTCAACGAGGACGGCACAAAAATGAGCAAACGAGACCGCGGCGCCGTGGTGACCGCCTACGAGACGGAGGGGTTCACGCCCGAGGCCGTGGTGAACTACCTGTCGCTGCTGGGGTGGTCGCCGGCGGACGCGGGCGAATTCATGACGCCGGCCGGGATCGTCGAGCGCTTCGACCTGGACCGTGTCCACCGGAGCGCCGCGCGGTTCGACGTCAAGAAGCTCACGGCCCTGCATTTTGAGCACACGCGACGCATGACTCCGGAGCGGTTCGTCAGGGTCGGTATCGAGGCCCTGCAACGGGCCGGCATCGAGACGGCCTCGTTTCCGGAAGCGTACGTGCGCGACGCCCTGCTCACCGTCCAGGAGAAAGGCCGCCTGTTCTCCGAACTGCCGGCGTGGACCGACTTTTACTTCCTCGCGGACGACGCCATCGGGTTCGAACCGGAAGCCGCGGCAAAAGTGCTGACGCCCACGGCGCGCCCGCTCCTGGAACGTCTGGCGGACTCATTCGCTGCGGTGTCCGGCTTCCATGCCGCCGGGCTGGAATCGAGTCTGAAGGCGCTTGCGGTCACCCTGGGAACCAAGGCGGGGGCACTGGTACAACCCTGCCGGTTGGCGTGCACCGGTCGGACCGTCGGCCCCAGCCTGTATCACCTGATGGAGGTCCTGGGACGCGACCGCGTGGTGCGCCGCCTTCGCCTTGCGGCGGCGCGGGTCAACTGACCGCCCGATGGGATCCCGTTCATGAACCGTTCCCTCACCCACCGCCCCTGGAGTCCGCTCCACGCCCGATGGCCTGCCACCATTGCCGCCGCGCTCCTGCTCGCCGTGCTGATGCCGCACACGGCGCGGCCGGCGGAAATGCGGGCCGGGGCGGCTCAAGTGGTGATCACCCCGCCGGAGGGCACCCCGATGGCGGGGTACTATCACGCCCGGGGCGCCAGTGGCGTGCTGGACGATCTCTACTCCCGGGCCCTGGTCCTGGATGACGGCACGCATCGGATCGCCCTTGTCGCGCTCGACCTGATTTCCACGACGCGTCCGCTGACCGAACTGGCCCGGACGGCAATCGAGCAGGCGACGGGCATTCCCGGAGCTCACGTGCTGATCGCAGCCACCCATGCCCACACCGGGCCGGTGCTGGCGGACACGAGCGCCCGCACGGAGATCCCGGAAGATCCTCCCGAGGGCAGGCAGGCCACGCTCGCCTATGCCGCGACGCTGCCCGGACGCATCGCGGAAAGTGTCCGCCTGGCCAACGCCGCCCGGACCAACGTTCAAATCAGCGCCGCCACCGGGCGGTGCGAAGGCCTGGCCTACAACCGCCGGTTCTACCTCACGGACGGGTCGGTGGCATGGAACCCGGGCAAGGGGAATCCGGACATTGTGCTGCCCGCCGGTGTGACCGATCCGGAGGTGGCCGTGGTCCTCGTGGAACCGCCGCATGCACCGGGCCGGTGGGTGCCGGCCCATGCCGCCCTGGTGAACTTCGCCATGCATCCCGACACCACCGGCGGCACACGCATCTCGGCCGATTTCCCGGGAGCACTCGCCCGTCGGATGGCGGAATACCATGGCGGGGAATGCGTGACACTTTTCGCCAACGGTACCTGCGGCAACATCAACCACCTCGATGTGGAATGGCCGCGCTCCCAATCCAGCCCCCAGGAGGCCCAGCGCATCGCCACCATCCTGGCGGCCGCGGTCTTCCAGACCGAGAAATCGCTGCGCCTTGTTCCTTCGGGCCCGCTCCGGGTCGCCTCGGAACTCGTGTCCCTGCCCCTTCCCGAGTTCCCGGCAGAGGAGGTGGCGCAGGCGCGACTGGACGTCCGAATGGCAAACGATCGCACCCGCGAGGGGTTCATGAAGCTGGTGCGCGCCTGCAAGGTTCTGGATGTTGCGGCGCGCGAGGGTCGGCCGCTGGAAGTCGAGGTGCAGGTGCTGTCCGTTGGAGACGACCTGGCTTGGGTATCGCTTCCGGGCGAAGTCTTCGTGGAGCTCGGGCTGGCCATCAAGCAGCGGTCGCCCTTTCGCCAGACCATGATCATCGAACTGGCCAATGGCAGCATTGGCTACATTCCCGACCGCCGCAGCTATGCCGAGGGCAACTACGAGCCCGTCAGTGCCCGCTGTGCCGCCGGGAGCGGCGAGCAACTGGTGGAGGTCGCCGTCCGTCTCCTCCGATCGTTGCACGTTGGCGGTCCCTGAATTTCCACGACAGCGTGCGATCCCCCCTCGACGGCGGAGCGGCCCGCGCCTAGAAATCCCGGGTCACCGCAACGCATCGCCTCCATGAATCGTCGTTCCTTCCTTCAGACCACCGCAGCGGCCACGGTGGCGGCGTTTCCCACCATCCTGCGCGCCCAGGACAAATCCGGCTCCAAGAACGCCGTGATCGGCACGGGAGAGTACACCTACGAATGCCTCCACGGCTGGGGCGATCTGCCCTCCCACCTCAAGTGGGGCGAAACTCACGGGGTCGCGGTGGACGAGGCCGGATTCATCTACGTCAAAAACAACACCGGGCCCTCCGGGCTGCGACACCAGGACTGCATTGTCGTGTTCGATCCGACCGGGAGGTTCGTCCGCAGCTTCGGGTCCGAGTACAGCGCCCACAACATCCACACGGTCGGCCACGGCATTGACATCCGGAAGGAGGACGGCACCGAGTACCTGTACCTCACCCACACCTGGGCCAACCTGGTGACCAAGACGACCCTCCAGGGCGAAATCGTCTGGGCGTTGAGCACCCCATGGGAGGCGGGCGTGTACAAGGACCGCAAGGAGTTCATCCCCACCAACGTCGCCTTCCATCCCGCCGACGGCAGCTTTTACATCGCCGACGGCTACGGCACCGGATCCATCCACCGGTACAGTCAGGACGGCAGATTCCTCAGCACCTTCGGCGGGAAAGGCGGCCCGGAACAGCATGGCAAATTCTCGACGCCCCATGGGT
Proteins encoded in this region:
- a CDS encoding glutamate--tRNA ligase, with protein sequence MSPPIRVRFAPSPTGALHIGGARTALFNWLFARHHGGAFVLRIEDTDKARNTQEAVEVIFQGLRWLGLDWDEGPETSDAAGPDRGPHGPYFQSRRESVYRRRLEELRDRGLAYDRDGAVYFRMTRAPITIPDLIVGDVVRPLTDREAADPDWVLWRSDGQPVFHFVNVVDDLEMGITHVIRGEDHLTNTAKHIALFQALGATPPQFGHLPLILNEDGTKMSKRDRGAVVTAYETEGFTPEAVVNYLSLLGWSPADAGEFMTPAGIVERFDLDRVHRSAARFDVKKLTALHFEHTRRMTPERFVRVGIEALQRAGIETASFPEAYVRDALLTVQEKGRLFSELPAWTDFYFLADDAIGFEPEAAAKVLTPTARPLLERLADSFAAVSGFHAAGLESSLKALAVTLGTKAGALVQPCRLACTGRTVGPSLYHLMEVLGRDRVVRRLRLAAARVN
- a CDS encoding twin-arginine translocation signal domain-containing protein — protein: MNRRSFLQTTAAATVAAFPTILRAQDKSGSKNAVIGTGEYTYECLHGWGDLPSHLKWGETHGVAVDEAGFIYVKNNTGPSGLRHQDCIVVFDPTGRFVRSFGSEYSAHNIHTVGHGIDIRKEDGTEYLYLTHTWANLVTKTTLQGEIVWALSTPWEAGVYKDRKEFIPTNVAFHPADGSFYIADGYGTGSIHRYSQDGRFLSTFGGKGGPEQHGKFSTPHGLWVDARPGRDPQLCICDRANARLEYFTLDGRYVSTVEGLSYPAHLDTRGEVLMCPDLHARISLFGRDNQLITHLGFDPEWTDRVLNKGGQGGLVMRTRPETWENGRFIHPHDACFDRDGNIFVVEWVSVGRVSKLRKVT
- a CDS encoding protease inhibitor I42 family protein is translated as MTSLPIFTAGAALLALPFLTGCQHTGSVRTVTDADNGGTITLGSRDRLEVLLHGNPSTGYTWQTLKINSWVLSPLGRPAFTPGPNPGSDEPRVGAAGTFRFVYQTLGTGSSPLELAYARPWEPDSDPSRTFKITVVVSR